The following DNA comes from Streptomyces pristinaespiralis.
GGCCGCGCGGAGCGCGGTGCCGTGCCGTGCCGGGCCAGGGCGGGGCGGGGTGCCAGGGCCGCGCGGGCCCGGGCAGGGCGGGGTTGCCGGCCGAGGCGGAGAGGGGTTGCCGGACCGCGCGGAGCGGGGTGCCGGCCGAGGCGGAGCGCCGTGCCGGGCCAGGCCGCGCGGAGCGCGGTGCCAAGGCGGAGCGCGGTGCCAGGCAGGGGCGGAGCGGGGCGCCAGGCCGCGCGGAACGCGGCGCCAAGCGGAGCGCCGGGCCGGGGCTGGCCGGACCGAGGCGGAGTGCCGGGCCGGGGCTGGCCGGACCGAGGCGGAGTGCCGGGCCGGGCCAGGCCAGGGCGAAGCGGGGGCCGGGCCGGGCCGGGGCTAGCCGGACCGAGGCGGAACGCCGTGCCAGGTCGCGCGGAGCCAGGTCGCGGGCCGCGGGGCCCCACGGCCGCCAGGCCGTAGGGGGCCGTGAGAAGCGCCGCGCGGAGCCGGCACTAGCGTCGACGCGCCGTCGACCCCCGTACCACCAGTTCCGGCTCGAAAAGCAGCTCCCCCGGCGGCACCTCGCCCCCCTGGATCTGCGCCGTCAGCAGTTCGACCGCCGCCCGCCCCATCGCCTCGATGGGCTGCCGCACCGTCGTCAGCGGCGGCTCCGTGCAGTTCATGAACGCCGAGTCGTCGAAGCCGACGACCGACACATCGCCGGGCACGGCCAGCCCGCGCCGTCGGGCGGCCCGTACCGCACCCAGGGCCAGCGGGTCGCTCGCGCAGATGATCCCGGTGACGCCCCGTTCCAGGAGCCGTCCGGTCGCGGCCTGGCCGCCCTCGAGGGAGAACATCGAACGCTCGACGTACTCCTCCGGCAGCTCCGTCCCGGCCGCCTCCGCGACCGCGTGCGCCGCCGCCAGTTTGCGGCGTGAGGGCACATGGTCGCCGGGGCCGAGGACTAGGCCGATGCGTTCGTGGCCGAGCGAGGCGAGGTGGCGCCACGCCTGCTCGACGGCGACGGCGTCGTCGCAGGAGATGCACGGGAAGTCCAGGCCGTCGATGGAGGCGTTGACGAGCACGACGGGGATACGGCGCTCGGCGAGCAGCCGGTAGTGGTCGTGCGGGGCGTCCGCCTGCGCGAACAGGCCCCCGGCGAACACGACGCCGGAGACCTGCTGTTGGAGCAGCAGCTCCACGTAGTCGGCTTCCGAGACGCCGCCCTTGGTCTGTGTGCACAGCACGGGGGTGAGGCCCTGCTGGGCCAGCGCCCCGCCGATGACCTCGGCGAAGGCGGGGAAGATCGGGTTCTGCAGTTCGGGCAGTACGAGCCCGACCAGCCGCGCCCGCTCGCCCCGCAGCTGGGTGGGCCGCTCGTAGCCGAGGACGTCCAGCGCTGTCAGCACGGACTGGCGGGTGGCCTCGGAGACCCCTGGTTTGCCGTTGAGGACCCGGCTGACCGTGGCCTCGCTGACTCCCACCTTCTTCGCCACCTGAGCAAGTCGTCGCGTCATACGCGCAAGGCTAGCGCAAGCCACGCAAGTGGCTTGCGCTGGCCCGATCGCCGACCGGGCCTCGCCCCGCACGCCCCTACGGATTGATGTTGATCTTGAAGGTGGAGGTGGTGTTCCTGATGTCCTGCGCGTTGCCGCTGAGCCTCAGTCCGTTGAAGGTCACCTCGCCGACCGCCGGACCCTGCCCGCTCTCGGGCATCTCGTTCGCCCAGAGGCCGAAGCCGGACTTGGCGTCGAACGCGTCACCGCTCTTGCGGGCGCCGGATATCGAGATGTCGGTGAAGACGGTGTCCTTGATCGGGAACTCCGGTTGTCCTCCTTCGTACTTGGTCTGGAACATGATGCCGCTGTACGTCGGATCGACGATGTCGACATTGCTGACCCGGATGCCCTGGAACACCTTGTCCGCGGAGAACAGCCAGATGCCGGGGAAGGTCTGCGCTCCCCAGAAGTGGCCGCCGGCCCGGACGACGGAGACGTTCTCCACCGTCGTGGGTCCGGTGCCGAAACCGTTCATCGGGTAGCCGAAGTCCAGGGAGCTGATCGTGATGCCGGAGTAGACCAGGGTGTCGGCGATGTGGATGTTGCGGAAGGTGTTGTCGTAGCCGCCGTAGACGGCGATCCCCGCCGCGCGCCAGGTGAGGATCGAGGTCAGGTTCTCGTAGACGTTGTTCTTCATGTCCGCGCCGCCCGCGTCGATCGCGGAGAAGAGGGCGAAGCTGTCGTCGCCGGTCGCCCTGGCCTCGTTGTTCGACACCAGGTTGTCGGTCGAACCGTTGGTCATGTTGACGCCGTCGGCGAACATGTTCCGGATACGGGAGTTCTTGACGGTGATCCGGTCGGTGTTGGCCCCCCAGTAGAGGCACACCATGTGCTCGTTCCAGATGTTGTCGATGACGATGTCCGACACGTTGGCGAAGTCGAACACCTTGCCCGGACCGTCGATGCGGGACGTGTAGTTGCCGAAGTAGGCGAAGTTCCTGAACGACGATCCCTTCGCCGACGCCTCCGCCCGGAAGCCGATGTCGGTGTTGTCCTGGGTGGAGGGAGCGCGGAACTTCGTGTACCAGGGACCCGCGCCGGTCACCTGCACGGCCTTGCCGTACACCTGGAACTTGCTCGACGTCTCGTAGTCACCCGCCGGCAGGTACACACCGACGAGCTTGCCGGTCGTGTCCATGCGCACCCTGTCCAGGGCGTTCTGCACGTCCTGGTGGGTGAATCCGGCGGGCACGGCGTACGACGCCGGGTCCGGGTTCGCGACCGGAGCGACCTGCTCCAGGTTGATGAAGTCGATCGCGTACGCCGAGGTGTTGGCCGTGTCCTTCTGCAGCCTGATCCGGCTGCCCGCGGGGACCGTCCCGCCCAGCATGATGTGCGCCTCGTCGTAGATGTGACGAGGAGCCCCGGCCCCGGGCGAGTTGCCCGGCGAGGCCTCCGCCCCGTACAGCCAGGCGTACTTGGAGGTCAGATCGATCGCCTTGCGGAAGACGCCGTCGACGTAGACGTTCAGGGTCGCGTCGATACCGCCGCCCCCCGGCGCGTCCGGAATGGAGAAGCGGGTGACGAGGGTGTTGGTGCTCGCACGGCTGGTGAATTCGACGTACTCGCCGGTGCTGTCGAGGGTGACCGCCTTACGGCCCGACGCCTCACCCGCGATGTCGCCGACCGTCCGGTTCGGGCCGACGACCTGCGCGCCTCCGCCGGCCGTGCCGTCCTCGGCCTCGTACATGTCGAACGGCATGTCGGCGCCGCGGCCGACGAAGAGCGCCTGGGTGCCGGTGTTGTTCTCGCGCTTGACCGGCAGCTCGTTGGCGTCGTCGGCGACGGTGACCCTGAGGGTGTACGAGCCGTCGGCGGCCGTCCACGTCCCCAGGTTCACCGGCGCGGTCGTGGCACCGGCGGCGATGGTCCCGCTGTAGGCGCCCGTGAAGGTCCTGACCGTCGCGCCCCGGGAGTCGACCAGGGCGAGGGTGAGGCCGTGGCTGCCGCCCGCGGACGCGGTGGTGCCCTGGTTCCTGACGGCTACCGAGAAGGTGACGCTGTCACCGGCCGCCGGGGCGGACGGTGAGGTCGTGACGGAGGCGGGCACCAGGTCCGAGCTCGCGACCGGCTTCACCACCAGCGCGGTGGGGCTGGTGTGGGTGTTGTCGGTCTCGTTCTGCTCGATGACCGCGTTCGCCTCGTCGGCCACGGCGCTGAGCTGGTAGGTCCCGGCGTCGCGCGTCCCGATGGAGGCGCTGACCGTCGTCTGCGCCCCGGCCGCCAGGGGGCCGGCCTGGGCGGTGGCGACCTTGGTGCCGCCGAGCCGCAGGGCGACGGCGCTGGCCGGAGCGGCGGCCGGGCCGCTGTTGCGGACCGTGGCCGACAAGGTGATCTCGTCCGACTCGACCGGCGAGGCAGGCGACGCGGTCACAGAGGTGATCTGGAGGTCGGGGTTGGGGGCGGGTACCCCGAGCACCTGGAACTCGGCGATCTGACCTGCCGTGGCACCGGTGTTGGAGGTGAAGCGGAGCTGGACGTCGGCGAGACGGGCATCCAGCGGAACGGTGACCGTGTTGCCGCGCGCCGGGTCGAAGGCGTAGTCCTTAGCCGCCACCACGCCGGTGAAGCCCGAGGCGTTCTGCCCGCGCCCGAGCACCTCGATGTTCTGGGTGCGGGCACCCCAGGCGGTGTCCGGGTTCAGTTTGAGCACGACGGCGCTGACGTCCGCGTCGGCGCCCAGCTTCACGGTGAGCGTGTTCGGGTAGCTGCCTGCCGCGCCCTCCCAGTAGGTGGTCACGTCGTTGTCGTTGGCGTTCTGGGCGACGAAGGTGTGGATCACCGAGGACGCCGTGATCGGCTTGGAGACGGCGAGGTTGGAGGCGGAGCCCGTGGAACCGTTGCGGGTGACGCCGTTGCTGTCGCCCGACTCGTTCCCTGCCGCGTCCTTCGCCCGCACCCGGTAGGTCACCGTGGCCGACACGGGCTGGGTGTCCGTGTAGGTGGTCACGTCGCCGGCGACGCTCTTGCGCAGGACGTTGCCGGCGTAGATGTCGTAACCCGTCACGCCGGTGTCGTCGACCGAGGCGCCCCAGGTCAGGACGATCCGCCCGGGGGCCGGCTCGGTGAACGACAGGTTCGACGGCGCGGTGGGCGCCTGCGTGTCACCGGAGTCCGCCCGGCGGGTCACTGTGTTGCTGTTCGCGGACTGGTTCCCCGCCGCGTCCCTGGCCCGCACGTAGTAGGAGACGGTCACGTTCGAGGGCCGGGTGTCCGTGAAGGTGGTCACGTCGCCCGCCACGGCGGCGAGCAGCTGGTTGTCGGCGTAGATGTCGTAGCCGGTGACCCCTGTGTCGTCGGTCGACGCCTTCCAGGTCAGCCGGATCCGGCCGGTGGCCGGCTCGGTGAAGGCGAGCTCCGCCGGGGCGCCGGGAGCCGTGGTGTCGCCGGTCGCCGGTCCGTAGATCTCGAGCTCGGACAGCTGAGCGGCCGGCTGCCCGGTGTTGGCACTGACGAGGACGCGTACGTACCGGGTCGTGGCGGCGTCGAAGGCGATCGTCGCCGCGTGATCGCCGGCGGCGTCGAACAGGTAGCCCCTGGAAGCGGTCAGATCGGTGAAGTCGGAGCCGTTGGCGCTTCCCTGGATCTTCAGCGTCTGCGTCCGTGCGCCCCAGCCGTCCGGCAGCCGCAGCACCACGCGGTCGACGCGCACGGAGGCGCCGAGGTCGGCCTGGATCCACTGCGGGAGTTCGTGGTTGCGGCTCTCCCAGTAGCTGGCGCTGTTCCCGTCGTTGGCGTTCGCCGCCTGATAGGCCTCGGTGTGGCTGCTCGCGGTGAGCGTGCGGCCGCGGGCGAGGTTCACCGAGGACCCGCCGGCGGCGTGGACCTCCAGGGCGGACAACTGGGCCGCCTGCCAGCCGGTGTTGGCGGTGATGTGCACTCTCACGTAACGGGCCCGCGCCGACGGGAAGGTGACGGACACCGTGTTGGCCGAGCCGGGCGTGAAGGTGTAGGCGGCCGAGCTCTTCAAGGTGCTGAAGCTGGTCCCGTCGGCGCTGCCCTGGACGGACAGGGTCTGCGTCCGGCTCTCCCAGCCGGCGGGGAGCTTCAGCACCACCTCGTCGACGCCGGTGGTGCTGCCGAGGTCGGCCTGCACCCACTGCGGGAGGCTGCTGCCGGCGCTCTGCCAGTACGACGACTGGTCGCCGTCCGTGACGTTGGCGGCCGCGTACTCGCTGTGCGAACTGCTCGCGGCAGCCGGGCGGCCCGCGGCGATGTCCGGACCGTCGGCCGCCGAGGCGGTCCACGAAGGCCGGCCGAGCATCAAAAGACTGGTGGTGATCACGGCGGAGAGGACCCGCCATCTCCAGCGTTGCGGTCTCATCTGTCCCCGATCTTCGGCCCCGTGCTGTGAGGCGACGAGGGCGCGGCTCTGACGACGTATCGATGCAGGCAGGATTTGTGCAGCGAAGTGCTGCATCTTTTGCGTATGGCGGTCAGAGAGTTGCAGAGATATGCCGGGTCGTCCACCGTCGCGGCAGGCCCCCTCGCACGGCGGAGCACCCTGGATCCGCCCCGCATCTGCCGACACCAGGGGCTTTCATTCGCACTGTCGTGAAAATGAAAAATGGCCGCAAGGAGCGCAAGCCTTTTGCGCGGAGCCCACAATTTCGGAAAGCGGACGGCTGCCCTTACCGTTCCTAGGCATGAGTCCCGTTCCGACCGCCCCCGCCCGGCGACGGCGGATCGGCTGGCCGCAGCGGGTCTTCTCCCAGGTCCTGCTGATGCAGCTGACCATCGTCACCGGGGTCATCGCGCTGGCCACCGGCCTTTTCCTCGCCCCGCTCAGCGCACAGCTCGACGACCAGGCGATGCGCCGCGCGCTCGCCATCGCGGAGACCACCGCGTCACCCGAGCTCGCCGAGGACGTGACCGGCTCCCGGCCGACCCCCGACGGCCCGGTCCAGGCAGAGGCCGAACGGATCAGGCAGGCCACCGGCGCCGAGTACATCGTGGTCATGGACGGCCGCGGCGTGCGCTGGTCCCACACCTCTCCCGCCCAGATCGGACGGATCGTCTCCACCGATCCGAGCGAGGCGCTGGCCGGGCGGGACGTGATGGAGATCGACAGCGGCACCCTCGGCCGCTCCGCCCGCGGCAAGGTGCCGCTGCGCGACGCGGACGGCAGGATCGTCGGCGCGGTGTCCGTCGGCATCGAGTACGACAGCGTCCGGGCCCGGCTCCTGGCGGCGATCCCGGGCCTCCTCGCGTACGCCGGCGGCGCGCTGGCCGTGGGGGCGCTCGCCGCCTACCTGATCTCCCGCAGGCTCCAGCGGCAGACGCACGACCTGGCCTTCTCCGACATCTCCGCCCTGCTCGCCGAGCGCGAGGCGATGCTGCACGGCATCAGGGAAGGCGTCGTCGCCCTGGACGCGGCCGGGCGTGTGCGGCTGCTCAACGACGAGGCCCAGCGGCTGCTCGGGGTGGGGCAGGAGGCCATCGGACGACCGCTCGACGAGGTACTCGGCGAGGGACGCACCAGCGACGTCCTGGCGGGCCGGGTGAACGGCGACGACCTGCTGGCGGTACGGGGCAGCCGGGTCCTCGTCGCCAACCGGATGCCGACAGACGACGGCGGCGCCGTCGTCACCCTCCGCGACCGCACCGAACTGGAGCAGCTGGGCAGGGAGCTCGACTCGACCCGCGGGCTGATCGACGCCCTGCGCGCGCAGGACCACGAGCACGCCAACCGCCTGCACACCCTGCTCGGCCTGCTGGAGCTGGAGATGCACGAGGAGGCGGTGGAGTTCGTCACCGAGGTGGCCGGGGTGCACCGGGCGACCGCGGAGCAGGTCACGGAGAAGATCCACGATCCGCTGCTCGCCGCGCTGCTCGTCGGCAAGGCGACGGTCGCGGCGGAGCGCGGGGTGTCGCTGCGGATCGCCCCGGCGACCCTGCTGCCCGACCGGCTGGTGGACCCGCGCGGACTGGTGACGATGGTCGGCAATCTGGTCGACAACGCGCTGGACGCGGCCGCAGGCACACCGGATGCGCAGATCGAGGTCGAGCTCCACACCGTGGGCGGCACGGTGATCCTCCGGGTCGCCGACAGCGGTCCCGGTGTCCCGGCCGAACACCGCGAGTCGATCTTCACCGAGGGGTGGACCACCAAGGAACTGCCGTCCCACGGCAAGCGCGGTCTGGGACTGCCGCTGGTCCGCAGGTTCGCCGAGCGGCAGGGCGGTAGCGCCACGGTCCGCGAGTCGGCCGCCGAGGGCGCCGAATTCGTCGTCGTCCTGCCCGACGCCCTGGCCGAGACCGGTCCGGACGGGGACCTTCCGCGGACCCCGCCACCGCTCGGCGCACCGGGTGCCGGACAGACCGGCGCACCGGGAGGCGCGGGCGGCGAACGAGAGGTCCGGCAGGCGCGATGATCGACGTACTGGTCGTGGACGACGACGTCCGGGTCGCCCGCATCAACGCGGCCTATGTCGCCAAAGTGCCGGGCTTCCGCGTCGTCGCGGAGGCCCACTCGGCCGCGGAGGCACTTGCGAGGATCGCGGAGGCGCCCGTCGACCTGATCCTGCTCGATCACTATCTGCCGGACGAGAACGGGCTGTCGGTCG
Coding sequences within:
- a CDS encoding LacI family DNA-binding transcriptional regulator, producing the protein MTRRLAQVAKKVGVSEATVSRVLNGKPGVSEATRQSVLTALDVLGYERPTQLRGERARLVGLVLPELQNPIFPAFAEVIGGALAQQGLTPVLCTQTKGGVSEADYVELLLQQQVSGVVFAGGLFAQADAPHDHYRLLAERRIPVVLVNASIDGLDFPCISCDDAVAVEQAWRHLASLGHERIGLVLGPGDHVPSRRKLAAAHAVAEAAGTELPEEYVERSMFSLEGGQAATGRLLERGVTGIICASDPLALGAVRAARRRGLAVPGDVSVVGFDDSAFMNCTEPPLTTVRQPIEAMGRAAVELLTAQIQGGEVPPGELLFEPELVVRGSTARRR
- a CDS encoding discoidin domain-containing protein, encoding MRPQRWRWRVLSAVITTSLLMLGRPSWTASAADGPDIAAGRPAAASSSHSEYAAANVTDGDQSSYWQSAGSSLPQWVQADLGSTTGVDEVVLKLPAGWESRTQTLSVQGSADGTSFSTLKSSAAYTFTPGSANTVSVTFPSARARYVRVHITANTGWQAAQLSALEVHAAGGSSVNLARGRTLTASSHTEAYQAANANDGNSASYWESRNHELPQWIQADLGASVRVDRVVLRLPDGWGARTQTLKIQGSANGSDFTDLTASRGYLFDAAGDHAATIAFDAATTRYVRVLVSANTGQPAAQLSELEIYGPATGDTTAPGAPAELAFTEPATGRIRLTWKASTDDTGVTGYDIYADNQLLAAVAGDVTTFTDTRPSNVTVSYYVRARDAAGNQSANSNTVTRRADSGDTQAPTAPSNLSFTEPAPGRIVLTWGASVDDTGVTGYDIYAGNVLRKSVAGDVTTYTDTQPVSATVTYRVRAKDAAGNESGDSNGVTRNGSTGSASNLAVSKPITASSVIHTFVAQNANDNDVTTYWEGAAGSYPNTLTVKLGADADVSAVVLKLNPDTAWGARTQNIEVLGRGQNASGFTGVVAAKDYAFDPARGNTVTVPLDARLADVQLRFTSNTGATAGQIAEFQVLGVPAPNPDLQITSVTASPASPVESDEITLSATVRNSGPAAAPASAVALRLGGTKVATAQAGPLAAGAQTTVSASIGTRDAGTYQLSAVADEANAVIEQNETDNTHTSPTALVVKPVASSDLVPASVTTSPSAPAAGDSVTFSVAVRNQGTTASAGGSHGLTLALVDSRGATVRTFTGAYSGTIAAGATTAPVNLGTWTAADGSYTLRVTVADDANELPVKRENNTGTQALFVGRGADMPFDMYEAEDGTAGGGAQVVGPNRTVGDIAGEASGRKAVTLDSTGEYVEFTSRASTNTLVTRFSIPDAPGGGGIDATLNVYVDGVFRKAIDLTSKYAWLYGAEASPGNSPGAGAPRHIYDEAHIMLGGTVPAGSRIRLQKDTANTSAYAIDFINLEQVAPVANPDPASYAVPAGFTHQDVQNALDRVRMDTTGKLVGVYLPAGDYETSSKFQVYGKAVQVTGAGPWYTKFRAPSTQDNTDIGFRAEASAKGSSFRNFAYFGNYTSRIDGPGKVFDFANVSDIVIDNIWNEHMVCLYWGANTDRITVKNSRIRNMFADGVNMTNGSTDNLVSNNEARATGDDSFALFSAIDAGGADMKNNVYENLTSILTWRAAGIAVYGGYDNTFRNIHIADTLVYSGITISSLDFGYPMNGFGTGPTTVENVSVVRAGGHFWGAQTFPGIWLFSADKVFQGIRVSNVDIVDPTYSGIMFQTKYEGGQPEFPIKDTVFTDISISGARKSGDAFDAKSGFGLWANEMPESGQGPAVGEVTFNGLRLSGNAQDIRNTTSTFKININP
- a CDS encoding ATP-binding protein, with protein sequence MSPVPTAPARRRRIGWPQRVFSQVLLMQLTIVTGVIALATGLFLAPLSAQLDDQAMRRALAIAETTASPELAEDVTGSRPTPDGPVQAEAERIRQATGAEYIVVMDGRGVRWSHTSPAQIGRIVSTDPSEALAGRDVMEIDSGTLGRSARGKVPLRDADGRIVGAVSVGIEYDSVRARLLAAIPGLLAYAGGALAVGALAAYLISRRLQRQTHDLAFSDISALLAEREAMLHGIREGVVALDAAGRVRLLNDEAQRLLGVGQEAIGRPLDEVLGEGRTSDVLAGRVNGDDLLAVRGSRVLVANRMPTDDGGAVVTLRDRTELEQLGRELDSTRGLIDALRAQDHEHANRLHTLLGLLELEMHEEAVEFVTEVAGVHRATAEQVTEKIHDPLLAALLVGKATVAAERGVSLRIAPATLLPDRLVDPRGLVTMVGNLVDNALDAAAGTPDAQIEVELHTVGGTVILRVADSGPGVPAEHRESIFTEGWTTKELPSHGKRGLGLPLVRRFAERQGGSATVRESAAEGAEFVVVLPDALAETGPDGDLPRTPPPLGAPGAGQTGAPGGAGGEREVRQAR